From the Candidatus Cloacimonas sp. genome, one window contains:
- a CDS encoding T9SS type A sorting domain-containing protein yields the protein MKLIPLLIMCVIVAVNLSAQIDSTFVRYYYPTTQTLPAWESFPISQTLAANVFEAYDGNFVLQAMATFHSPPPEWVFPQSPMMLYSRNGVYQSTLFGPQVDGDIVEGYYTRIVKDGLGGYLALDSHYHRLQRLDANLQYVEQITLYCTDGIMGSVNDILRVENGFIITGYIQGTNNTGIVKYNYALECLWQYQTPVHSNASITTTSDGGILYNWWYSPMMRLMKITADGDSLWTKEYIPGAYKESIIESNGNYFGLRYNDNVVDGLLRVYDYGVDFSIINPNTPILTIPTYELLDEEIVFPAIRTNDNNIILAVSTPTGEIFKFDGAFNMLWSSNALPIERIGVGKHPLLELDNGDILYCATVIELPRRLGLVRIDSNGNYVGVSDDTEQTPPTRCISAYPNPFTAFTNLKVILPSKLDDSMPRVTTASIDIYNIKGQKVKSISLDPNKTIEQYTYWDGRDAGGKKCSSGIYFLNLSVNGKRCLSKKVTLFR from the coding sequence ATGAAACTAATTCCTTTGTTGATAATGTGTGTCATAGTAGCAGTAAACTTGTCCGCACAGATTGACAGCACTTTTGTGCGTTATTACTACCCCACAACCCAAACTCTACCAGCATGGGAATCCTTTCCAATTAGTCAAACACTAGCAGCTAATGTATTCGAAGCTTATGACGGGAATTTTGTCCTGCAAGCCATGGCTACATTCCATTCTCCTCCCCCAGAATGGGTTTTTCCTCAGTCACCGATGATGCTCTACTCCCGAAATGGTGTGTATCAAAGCACCTTATTCGGGCCTCAGGTCGATGGCGATATAGTTGAAGGATACTATACGCGAATTGTGAAAGATGGGCTTGGTGGTTATCTCGCTCTGGATAGCCATTACCACCGATTGCAACGGTTGGATGCTAATCTTCAGTATGTTGAGCAGATTACCTTGTATTGTACTGATGGAATAATGGGTTCAGTAAATGATATTCTGCGTGTAGAAAACGGTTTTATAATCACCGGGTATATTCAAGGTACAAACAATACCGGAATTGTCAAGTATAACTATGCTTTAGAATGCCTTTGGCAATATCAAACACCGGTACATTCCAATGCCTCAATTACAACTACCTCTGATGGTGGAATTTTGTATAATTGGTGGTATTCACCTATGATGAGATTAATGAAAATAACTGCTGATGGTGATTCATTATGGACTAAAGAATACATTCCTGGAGCGTACAAAGAAAGTATTATTGAATCTAACGGGAACTATTTTGGTTTAAGATACAACGACAATGTAGTGGATGGGCTTCTTAGGGTGTACGATTATGGAGTAGACTTTTCTATTATAAATCCTAACACACCAATTCTCACAATCCCAACTTATGAGCTCCTTGATGAAGAAATAGTATTTCCTGCCATAAGGACTAATGATAACAACATTATCCTTGCGGTTTCCACACCCACGGGAGAGATATTCAAGTTTGATGGTGCTTTTAATATGCTTTGGAGCAGCAATGCTTTACCAATTGAAAGAATCGGAGTAGGTAAGCACCCATTATTAGAATTAGATAATGGGGATATTCTGTATTGTGCAACTGTAATAGAACTTCCGCGACGCCTGGGACTTGTCAGAATTGATTCAAATGGTAACTATGTTGGCGTTTCAGATGATACAGAGCAAACTCCCCCTACTCGCTGTATCTCGGCCTATCCCAATCCCTTTACTGCCTTCACTAATCTTAAAGTTATTTTACCCTCAAAACTGGATGACTCAATGCCAAGAGTAACCACCGCAAGCATTGATATCTATAACATCAAAGGTCAAAAAGTGAAGAGCATCTCGCTTGATCCCAATAAGACAATTGAGCAATACACCTATTGGGATGGCAGAGATGCTGGCGGCAAAAAGTGTTCCAGTGGTATATACTTTCTCAACTTGTCGGTTAATGGTAAACGATGCTTGAGTAAAAAGGTTACCCTTTTCAGATGA